A genomic segment from Acidimicrobiales bacterium encodes:
- the trpD gene encoding anthranilate phosphoribosyltransferase, producing the protein MTGPQGARRAPRDGLEALGGWPAVLSRLFGGADLDADLARAALGSILSGAADPLQAAALVGALRVKGETADELRGFVAAMREHGEEVDLGPARSQAIDTCGTGGDRAGTINVSTIAALVAAGAGVPVLKHGGRASSSRVGSADVLEALGAVVDLGPAGVRACLEASGFGFCWAPRFHPAMRHVAALRRALAVPTVFNFLGPLVNPGRVLRQVVGVGDPAMAERMLDVLEANGAVHAIVCYGHDGLDELSTVAPSTVHETRVDASGQRRRRVFTLDPGALGFRPARREELQGGDASENAARLRAVLAGERGAQRDFSVLNAAAALVVGDAAGDLAEAVELAEKALDSGRALEVLERFIAASRAAAEARG; encoded by the coding sequence ATGACTGGCCCGCAGGGCGCTCGCCGAGCGCCGCGAGACGGCCTCGAGGCGCTCGGGGGCTGGCCTGCCGTGCTCTCCCGGCTCTTCGGCGGCGCCGACCTCGACGCGGACCTGGCGCGGGCCGCCCTCGGCTCGATCCTCTCCGGCGCGGCCGATCCGCTGCAGGCGGCTGCCCTCGTCGGGGCGCTGCGCGTCAAGGGCGAGACCGCCGACGAGCTGCGCGGCTTCGTCGCCGCGATGCGCGAGCACGGGGAGGAGGTCGACCTCGGCCCGGCGCGCTCGCAGGCCATCGACACCTGCGGCACCGGCGGCGACCGCGCCGGGACGATCAACGTCTCGACGATCGCCGCGCTCGTCGCGGCAGGTGCCGGGGTTCCGGTGCTGAAGCACGGCGGCCGGGCGTCCTCCTCGCGGGTCGGCTCCGCCGACGTCCTCGAGGCCCTCGGCGCCGTCGTCGACCTCGGCCCGGCGGGCGTTCGGGCCTGCCTCGAGGCGAGCGGGTTCGGCTTCTGCTGGGCGCCGCGCTTCCACCCGGCGATGCGCCACGTCGCCGCGCTGCGCCGCGCCCTCGCCGTACCGACGGTGTTCAACTTCCTCGGTCCGCTCGTCAACCCCGGTCGCGTCCTGCGCCAGGTCGTCGGCGTCGGGGACCCGGCCATGGCGGAGCGCATGCTCGACGTCCTCGAGGCGAACGGCGCCGTCCACGCCATCGTCTGCTACGGGCACGACGGCCTCGACGAGCTGTCGACGGTCGCCCCCTCGACCGTGCACGAGACGCGCGTCGACGCGTCCGGCCAGCGACGGCGCCGCGTGTTCACGCTCGACCCCGGCGCGCTCGGCTTCCGGCCGGCTCGGCGCGAGGAGCTCCAGGGAGGCGACGCCAGCGAGAACGCTGCCCGGCTGCGCGCCGTGCTCGCCGGCGAGCGCGGCGCCCAGCGGGACTTCTCCGTCCTGAACGCGGCGGCGGCGCTCGTCGTCGGGGACGCGGCGGGCGACCTCGCCGAGGCGGTCGAGCTCGCCGAGAAGGCGCTCGACTCCGGGCGCGCCCTCGAGGTGCTCGAGCGCTTCATCGCCGCGTCGAGGGCCGCGGCCGAGGCGCGCGGCTGA
- a CDS encoding WhiB family transcriptional regulator: protein MKATWRQRAACRGISPDVFYPSCDEEAAEAKAICALCPVRQPCLEYAISERERDGVWGGLTERERRRLIRQRRKTA, encoded by the coding sequence ATGAAGGCCACCTGGCGACAGCGAGCAGCCTGCCGGGGCATCTCCCCCGACGTCTTCTACCCCTCCTGCGACGAGGAGGCGGCGGAGGCCAAGGCGATCTGCGCGCTCTGCCCGGTGCGCCAGCCGTGCCTCGAGTACGCGATCTCCGAGCGCGAGCGCGACGGCGTGTGGGGCGGCCTCACCGAGCGCGAGCGCCGCCGACTCATCCGCCAGCGCCGCAAGACCGCCTAG